From a region of the Helianthus annuus cultivar XRQ/B chromosome 5, HanXRQr2.0-SUNRISE, whole genome shotgun sequence genome:
- the LOC110939324 gene encoding uncharacterized protein LOC110939324, producing MDGRGGGCIARYSGSNSRYGEITYGMSKVERIMLKFTPIAPKPMAAGSGSSCSTVEHSDGSGRTPRRKRSGVHGGDTVVTLALMPETPERKENSPATSSPSEKQDVLFSGTTVNNKKPSQVLLSFNSMQSTARDGHVIASPKPQKLMVTSLVTVECVTATWMNGDGVGLTDQARILSMEMDTCPSFITNSRDTVVWTNKAYREMITGSDNYSDEMVMVVVKKFNRVTLPVCHPAFTCTVKVTWGADRATAVTAPCDVWRLCNGGYAWRLDVKAALSLGRYS from the exons ATGGACGGCAGAGGTGGTGGTTGTATTGCAAGATACTCTGGCAGCAACAGTAGATATGGTGAGATAACCTACGGTATGTCAAAGGTTGAGAGAATAATGCTCAAGTTCACGCCCATCGCACCCAAACCCATGGCTGCCGGATCCGGTTCCAGCTGCTCCACGGTGGAGCACAGCGACGGCTCCGGCAGAACCCCACGGCGTAAGCGGAG CGGCGTTCATGGCGGAGACACGGTGGTGACGCTGGCTTTGATGCCGGAGACACCAGAGCGGAAAGAAAACTCACCGGCAACAAGTTCACCGAGTGAAAAACAAGATGTATTATTTTCCGGTACAACAGTTAATAATAAGAAGCCATCACAGGTTTTGTTAAGCTTCAACAGTATGCAGTCAACAGCACGTGATGGTCACGTGATAGCGTCACCGAAACCGCAGAAGTTGATGGTAACGTCGTTAGTGACGGTGGAATGTGTGACGGCGACGTGGATGAACGGTGACGGTGTAGGGTTAACAGATCAGGCAAGAATACTGAGCATGGAGATGGACACGTGTCCATCATTCATCACCAACAGTAGAGACACGGTGGTGTGGACTAATAAAGCTTATAGAGAGATGATAACCGGTAGTGATAATTATTCAGATGAGATGGTTATGGTGGTGGTGAAGAAGTTTAATCGGGTTACTTTGCCGGTGTGTCACCCGGCGTTCACGTGCACTGTTAAGGTCACGTGGGGGGCTGACCGGGCTACGGCGGTTACCGCACCTTGCGACGTGTGGCGGTTGTGTAACGGTGGTTATGCATGGCGGTTGGATGTTAAAGCTGCGCTGTCATTAGGCCGGTATAGTTGA
- the LOC110943849 gene encoding uncharacterized mitochondrial protein AtMg00810-like, whose translation MWNEKLVYVLVDLGFEQSKCDHSMFVMTKDTVFIVLHVYVDDIIISVNCSKQINDIKQLLKSKFLIKDLGKLQYFLGIEVIRNSTSLCLTQRKYCLDLLAEFRMTGYKPVSCPIKANHVLSHLCEKDNQPLTNITVYQKLLGKLIYLSHTRPDIAYSVHYLSQFMHSPLQAHFKIALRLLRYLKGAPGKGILFKKGESLNIKAFSDSDWAKCLSSRKSVTGFCVFLGNNLVSWKSKKQSTISRSSAEAEYRSICAATCEIIWISNHLRELKIDSKLPVQLCCDNTASISIAANPVFHERTKHFEIDLFFLGEKLLKELFEQLVLIRRSSC comes from the coding sequence aTGTGGAATGAGAAACTTGTGTATGTTCTTGTCGATCTTGGTTTCGAACAGAGTAAGTGTGATCACTCCATGTTTGTCATGACAAAAGACACTGTTTTTATTGTCCTTCATGTCTATGTAGATGATATTATTATATCTGTTAATTGTTCAAAACAAATTAATGACATCAAACAGTTACTCAAATCAAAGTTTCTTATAAAAGATTTGGGAAAATTGCAATATTTTCTGGGTATTGAAGTTATAAGAAACTCAACTAGCTTATGCTTAACCCAAAGGAAATACTGCTTAGATTTGCTTGCTGAATTCAGAATGACTGGTTATAAACCAGTCAGTTGTCCAATCAAGGCAAATCATGTTTTATCTCATCTTTGTGAGAAGGATAATCAACCCTTAACCAATATAACAGTTTATCAAAAACTTTTGGGTAAATTGATCTATCTCTCACACACTAGGCCAGACATAGCATACTCTGTGCATTATCTTAGCCAATTTATGCATTCTCCTTTACAAGCTCATTTCAAAATTGCTTTACGGCTTTTAAGGTATTTAAAAGGTGCTCCTGGAAAAGGAATTCTGTTTAAAAAGGGAGAATCTTTAAATATAAAAGCCTTTTCTGATTCGGACTGGGCTAAATGCCTAAGTTCTCGAAAATCAGTTACTGGTTTTTGTGTGTTCTTAGGGAATAATCTTGTTTCATGGAAAAGTAAAAAGCAGTCCACCATCTCAAGGTCTTCTGCTGAAGCAGAATATCGATCCATATGTGCTGCTACATGTGAGATTATTTGGATCTCAAACCATTTAAGGGAATTAAAGATTGATTCTAAGCTTCCTGTCCAGCTGTGTTGCGATAATACGGCTTCCATTTCCATTGCCGCCAACCCTGTCTTTCATGAGCGTACCAAACACTTTGAGATTGACCTTTTCTTCTTAGGAGAAAAATTGCTAAAGGAATTATTTGAACAGTTGGTGTTAATCAGAAGATCAAGCTGCTGA
- the LOC110943850 gene encoding uncharacterized protein LOC110943850: protein MKDYFDEAPTFSNEVFRRRFRMSKRLFLRIVNDLEANYDYFKQKPDARGYLGFTGIQKCTSALRILAYGNTTDINDEYLKMAEKTTRDSLEHFCRGIIDVYGARYLRTPTWEDLQKIYEVHNAEHGLPGMIGSIDCMHWRWDNCPTAWRGQHTRGDQKGPTIILQAVASQDLWVWSAYFGVVGSCNDINVFEQSPLLDEWISGKAPKASFYANGNYYPHVYYLSDGIYPRRRKGDMPELCARSRSPGASADVNGRKSE, encoded by the exons atgaaagactattttgacGAGGCGCCGACATTTTCAAACGAAGTTTTTAGGCGTCGTTTCCGGATGAGTAAACGGTTGTTTCTACGCATAGTCAACGACTTGGAAGCCAACtacgattattttaaacaaaaaccggATGCGAGAGGGTACCTTGGATTCACCGGTATCCAAAAGTGTACGTCGGCATTACGAATCCTTGCTTATGGTAACACtaccgacatcaacgacgagtatctaaaaatggcggagaaaacaacacgagatagcttggaacatttttgtcgcg gtataatTGATGTGTACGGTGCGCGTTATCTTAGAACGCCTACATGGGAGGACCTTCAAAAGATCTACGAGGTACATAATGCCGAGCATGGTTTGCCTGGTATGATCGGGAGCATAGATTGCATGCATTGGCGTTGGGATAACTGCCCGACTGCATGGCGAGGCCAACACACACGTGGTGACCAAAAAGGACCCACTATTATTCTTCAGGCGGTTGCTTCacaggacctttgggtttggtcggcttactttggcgtggtcgggtcatgcaatgatatCAATGTTTTTGAACAATCGCCGTTGTTAGATGAGTGGATTTCTGGCAAAGCTCCAAAAGCGTCGTTTTACGCAAATGGAAACTACTACCCCCATGTATATTATTTGAGCGACGGaatttatcctag acgaaggaaaggcgatatgCCAGAATTATGTGCCAGAAGCCGTTCACCAGGAGCATCCGCAGAcgtcaatggaagaaagagtgagtaa